In a genomic window of Quercus lobata isolate SW786 chromosome 4, ValleyOak3.0 Primary Assembly, whole genome shotgun sequence:
- the LOC115983874 gene encoding RNA-binding KH domain-containing protein RCF3-like isoform X2, translating into MSVPLTPSKRPHDRNLTESNGKGKWQKTHKQSVKFAPGSVVLRLLCPASKTGGVIGKGGNIISEIRQETGAKVRVKETIPGCDERVVVISGSDKEIEVMTEASWDDGGEETNMDEKNDDEKEQNENNEDKESDAVGDAKSDKGTSAVQKALFLVFERIIEGELETDGGDEDDNKSSSIVFRLLVLSNQVGCLLLLGWQCNQANVS; encoded by the coding sequence ATGTCTGTTCCATTGACGCCTTCTAAGAGACCACATGATCGAAACCTTACAGAGTCAAATGGGAAAGGAAAGTGGCAAAAGACACACAAACAATCTGTGAAATTTGCTCCTGGGAGTGTTGTCTTACGCTTACTCTGTCCTGCTTCCAAAACTGGTGGTGTCATTGGAAAAGGGGGCAACATCATTTCTGAAATCCGTCAAGAAACTGGCGCAAAGGTCAGAgttaaggaaactattcctggTTGTGATGAGAGGGTAGTTGTTATCTCAGGTTCTGATAAAGAGATTGAGGTGATGACTGAAGCAAGCTGGGATGATGGCGGTGAAGAGACAAACATGGATGAAAAGAACGATGATGAAAAGGAACAGAATGAAAACAATGAAGATAAAGAATCTGATGCTGTGGGAGATGCCAAATCGGATAAGGGAACTTCAGCCGTGCAGAAGGccctttttcttgtttttgagagaATAATTGAAGGAGAACTAGAGACAGATGGAGGGGATGAAGATGATAATAAGTCTTCTTCAATTGTTTTTAGGCTACTTGTGCTTTCCAATCAAGTAGGCTGCCTTTTACTTCTAGGGTGGCAGTGTAATCAAGCAAATGTCAGCTGA
- the LOC115983874 gene encoding KH domain-containing protein HEN4-like isoform X1, with protein sequence MNWSAINLVDMSVPLTPSKRPHDRNLTESNGKGKWQKTHKQSVKFAPGSVVLRLLCPASKTGGVIGKGGNIISEIRQETGAKVRVKETIPGCDERVVVISGSDKEIEVMTEASWDDGGEETNMDEKNDDEKEQNENNEDKESDAVGDAKSDKGTSAVQKALFLVFERIIEGELETDGGDEDDNKSSSIVFRLLVLSNQVGCLLLLGWQCNQANVS encoded by the exons A TGAACTGGTCTGCTATAAATTTAGTAGATATGTCTGTTCCATTGACGCCTTCTAAGAGACCACATGATCGAAACCTTACAGAGTCAAATGGGAAAGGAAAGTGGCAAAAGACACACAAACAATCTGTGAAATTTGCTCCTGGGAGTGTTGTCTTACGCTTACTCTGTCCTGCTTCCAAAACTGGTGGTGTCATTGGAAAAGGGGGCAACATCATTTCTGAAATCCGTCAAGAAACTGGCGCAAAGGTCAGAgttaaggaaactattcctggTTGTGATGAGAGGGTAGTTGTTATCTCAGGTTCTGATAAAGAGATTGAGGTGATGACTGAAGCAAGCTGGGATGATGGCGGTGAAGAGACAAACATGGATGAAAAGAACGATGATGAAAAGGAACAGAATGAAAACAATGAAGATAAAGAATCTGATGCTGTGGGAGATGCCAAATCGGATAAGGGAACTTCAGCCGTGCAGAAGGccctttttcttgtttttgagagaATAATTGAAGGAGAACTAGAGACAGATGGAGGGGATGAAGATGATAATAAGTCTTCTTCAATTGTTTTTAGGCTACTTGTGCTTTCCAATCAAGTAGGCTGCCTTTTACTTCTAGGGTGGCAGTGTAATCAAGCAAATGTCAGCTGA